TTATTTTCAGGTACAAATGGAAAATTATTCATTTTCCAAGAGCCAGAATACTTATCTTTATCATAATCTTTCATATCATATAATGATACTAAGTGTCCAACTGCATAAGTAATTATATAATTATTTCCTTCAAAGTAACCATCTTGTCTAGTCTTTGCACCTAAAAACGATGCTATAGTTTTTGCAACGGATGGCTTCTCAGCAAGTACAAGTTTCATAAAAAATCCTCCTTTAAAACACTAATAATTATATTACCACAAAAAAATAAAAAACTTCAAGAGGTCGAAATTTAAGTTATAATATTTATAGGAAATTGAAAGGAGATATAAAATGTACAATTTAAAAGTAAAAAAATTAAATGACGATGCGATAATACCTAATTTTGCTCACAAAGGTGATGCTGGTATGGATTTGTATTCTATAGAGGAGGTTGTAATACCTTCTGGAGAGACTAAACTTATTAAAACTGGAATATGTATAGAACTTCCTGCTATGACAGAAGCACAAGTAAGACCTAGAAGTGGACTTGCTTTAAAACATTCAATTACTGTGTTAAATACACCAGGAACTATTGATGAAGGATATAGAGGAGAGCTTAAAATCATATTAATAAATCATGGAAAGAATGATTTTAAAGTTGAAAAACATAT
This sequence is a window from Clostridioides difficile. Protein-coding genes within it:
- the dut gene encoding dUTP diphosphatase → MYNLKVKKLNDDAIIPNFAHKGDAGMDLYSIEEVVIPSGETKLIKTGICIELPAMTEAQVRPRSGLALKHSITVLNTPGTIDEGYRGELKIILINHGKNDFKVEKHMKIAQMVVKPIYEINIEEVKELSDSERGKGGFGSTGF